Proteins encoded together in one Terriglobia bacterium window:
- a CDS encoding LacI family DNA-binding transcriptional regulator → MHPKKRRRRSFKKTANIYDVARKARVSVFTVSAVINNSDQVSSTLRRRVESAVRELNYRPNLVARSLAKRQSHTIGIIVPDIANPFFPLVVRGAEDTAQKSGYSTLLCNSDNRQDKEEQYLELLLSKRVDGILITKAPGPFTTRQLQMLSDTEVPFVLMMRTCPGLKTDVVLTDDVQGAFEAVCHLARMGNHKIALVGGPLNVSNGRARLQGFRKALKSSGLPMLPDLVVEGDYHFDSGYRAGLTLLPRRPDAVYVANYPMTAGFLKAANEMGMRCPEHFALVSFDDYPLMDGFHPRLTTIDLPKYEVGAEAAEVLLKRIEHKSGPPIIRKLIPRMIVRESCGFTLRMRRPVESASGEPLQISEHTSEVQLTREGTP, encoded by the coding sequence ATGCATCCAAAGAAAAGAAGAAGACGGAGTTTCAAGAAGACGGCGAACATTTACGACGTCGCTCGAAAAGCGCGCGTTTCAGTTTTCACAGTTTCAGCGGTCATCAATAATAGTGATCAAGTGAGCTCGACTTTGCGACGGCGTGTAGAGTCGGCGGTCCGCGAACTGAACTACCGTCCTAATTTGGTTGCACGGAGCTTGGCAAAGCGGCAAAGCCATACGATTGGGATCATCGTACCCGACATCGCCAATCCTTTCTTCCCGCTTGTCGTTCGCGGCGCTGAGGATACGGCTCAGAAAAGCGGTTACAGTACCCTTCTATGTAACAGCGATAACCGCCAGGACAAAGAAGAACAGTACCTTGAGTTGCTGCTCTCGAAACGCGTGGACGGAATCTTGATTACTAAGGCGCCAGGACCCTTCACTACGCGGCAACTCCAGATGCTGTCAGATACAGAAGTTCCATTCGTCCTGATGATGAGAACATGTCCCGGTTTGAAAACAGATGTAGTCCTTACTGATGACGTTCAAGGGGCATTTGAGGCCGTATGTCATTTGGCACGAATGGGAAACCATAAAATCGCTCTTGTGGGTGGTCCTCTCAATGTAAGTAACGGCCGGGCACGCTTGCAGGGCTTTAGGAAGGCATTAAAGTCTAGCGGATTACCCATGCTCCCAGATCTGGTAGTCGAAGGAGACTACCATTTCGATTCTGGCTATCGGGCTGGCCTCACCTTGCTCCCCCGCCGGCCGGATGCCGTATATGTGGCGAATTACCCTATGACCGCTGGCTTTTTGAAAGCGGCGAACGAAATGGGAATGCGCTGCCCTGAGCACTTCGCTTTGGTGAGTTTCGATGATTATCCCTTAATGGATGGCTTCCATCCGCGTTTGACAACCATAGACTTGCCGAAATACGAGGTCGGAGCTGAGGCTGCGGAAGTTTTGTTGAAGCGGATAGAGCATAAGTCCGGTCCACCGATCATCAGGAAGCTGATTCCTCGAATGATAGTGCGTGAATCATGTGGCTTTACGCTTCGTATGAGAAGGCCGGTGGAAAGTGCATCGGGTGAGCCATTGCAGATATCCGAACATACCTCCGAAGTCCAGTTAACCAGGGAGGGGACGCCATAA
- the iolB gene encoding 5-deoxy-glucuronate isomerase has product MSLGTHCVHSKKITVGQSGELIHLTRGEAGWEYMSFFVHRLAANTSWKVLSDDQETALVLLGGKCWTDWGEGRRCIGERTHVFDGLPYALYLPPGNCLRVEAETDCEFALCSVPSNARLEPRLISPKDVRVSLRGGGNASRQIVDVMPPEFPADKLMLVEVYTPGGNWSSYPPHKHDVHNPPLEVDLEEIYYYRMDRQAGYAYQRLYRGEGRNDVTLTVTDGDVVLVRDGFHPVVAGHGYNVYYLNCLAGSARSLANVADPDHAWVCSTWTNIDPRLPLVRYHYDRVEQEWRRT; this is encoded by the coding sequence ATGAGCTTGGGCACTCATTGCGTTCATTCGAAGAAGATCACGGTTGGACAATCAGGCGAACTGATACATCTTACGCGGGGGGAAGCAGGATGGGAGTATATGAGCTTCTTTGTCCACCGCCTTGCAGCGAACACAAGTTGGAAGGTCCTGAGCGACGATCAGGAAACGGCACTTGTCCTCCTGGGGGGAAAATGCTGGACGGATTGGGGTGAGGGACGGCGGTGCATTGGAGAAAGAACCCATGTCTTCGACGGCCTTCCTTATGCGCTGTACCTGCCTCCCGGCAACTGCTTGCGGGTCGAGGCGGAGACCGATTGTGAGTTCGCCTTGTGTTCCGTGCCGTCGAATGCCCGGCTTGAACCAAGGCTGATTTCGCCGAAAGATGTCAGAGTGAGTTTGCGAGGTGGCGGCAACGCTTCACGTCAAATTGTAGATGTGATGCCGCCAGAATTTCCCGCAGATAAATTGATGCTGGTGGAAGTCTATACACCGGGCGGAAACTGGTCGAGCTACCCACCGCACAAGCACGATGTGCACAATCCTCCCCTTGAAGTCGACTTGGAAGAGATCTATTACTACCGCATGGATCGCCAAGCGGGATATGCGTATCAGCGTCTTTACCGCGGAGAAGGCCGGAACGACGTAACTCTAACTGTGACTGACGGCGATGTCGTGCTAGTCCGTGACGGCTTCCATCCTGTTGTTGCCGGCCACGGGTATAACGTCTACTACCTGAATTGTCTAGCGGGGAGTGCCCGTTCGCTTGCCAACGTCGCGGATCCCGATCATGCCTGGGTTTGTTCGACGTGGACGAACATAGACCCACGCCTACCGTTGGTACGCTATCATTACGACCGCGTGGAACAAGAGTGGAGGCGGACATGA